One stretch of Cyanobium sp. Tous-M-B4 DNA includes these proteins:
- the folP gene encoding dihydropteroate synthase, translating into MDQPRFAWGERTAVMGVLNLTPDSFSDGGRLASVAQAVRAAGRMLAEGADLLDLGAQSTRPGAEEVGPDRELARLLPALTAIRAAHPGALLSIDTFHAAVAEAALAAGAHWINDVSGGRRDPALLRLAASAGCPLVLMHSRGDSRSMNSLANYVDVVAEVRAGLLAATEKALAAGVRPLQLIWDPGLGFAKDTDHNLDLLRGLGTLAAEGFPLLVGPSRKRFIGAVLNEPRPRARLWGTAAVCSQAIAQGARILRVHDVGPIVQVARMTDALLPA; encoded by the coding sequence ATGGACCAACCCCGTTTCGCTTGGGGCGAGCGCACCGCGGTGATGGGGGTGCTGAACCTCACACCCGACTCCTTCAGTGACGGCGGCCGCCTCGCCAGCGTGGCGCAGGCGGTGCGCGCCGCTGGGCGGATGCTGGCCGAGGGAGCCGACCTGCTCGACCTTGGCGCCCAGAGCACCAGGCCCGGCGCTGAGGAGGTGGGCCCCGATCGGGAGCTGGCGCGGCTGCTGCCTGCTCTTACGGCCATTCGCGCGGCCCATCCAGGCGCCCTGCTCTCGATCGACACCTTCCATGCGGCGGTGGCGGAGGCGGCCTTGGCGGCGGGCGCCCACTGGATCAACGACGTCAGCGGCGGCCGGCGGGATCCGGCCCTATTGCGCTTGGCTGCTTCTGCCGGCTGCCCATTGGTGTTGATGCACAGCCGCGGCGATAGCCGCAGCATGAACTCCCTTGCCAACTACGTCGATGTGGTGGCGGAGGTGCGGGCTGGCCTATTGGCCGCCACTGAAAAGGCCTTGGCGGCAGGGGTGCGTCCGCTGCAGCTGATCTGGGATCCGGGGTTGGGCTTCGCTAAGGACACCGACCACAACCTGGATCTGCTGCGGGGCCTAGGCACCCTGGCGGCGGAAGGCTTTCCCCTACTGGTGGGGCCTTCGCGCAAGCGCTTCATCGGCGCGGTGCTTAACGAGCCCAGGCCCCGTGCCCGGCTGTGGGGCACGGCGGCGGTGTGCAGCCAGGCGATTGCCCAGGGGGCCCGCATCTTGCGAGTGCACGACGTTGGGCCGATCGTGCAGGTTGCCCGGATGACTGATGCGCTTTTGCCCGCTTAG
- a CDS encoding DUF6447 family protein encodes MTQQSGNQPPVLTFEGKRYDLNGLPDEMKELVRGMQVADAQLRMHEDTLKVLAVGRQAMASQLNDKLQNITPLP; translated from the coding sequence ATCACCCAGCAGTCGGGCAACCAGCCCCCCGTGCTCACCTTCGAGGGCAAGCGCTACGACCTCAACGGCTTGCCTGATGAGATGAAGGAGCTGGTGCGAGGCATGCAGGTAGCTGATGCCCAGCTGCGCATGCATGAAGACACCTTGAAGGTGCTTGCCGTAGGCCGCCAAGCTATGGCCAGCCAGCTCAACGACAAGCTGCAAAACATCACCCCCCTTCCCTGA
- a CDS encoding DUF3386 domain-containing protein translates to MTASTQVSNQITSGSDCTAAFRAAYENRYTWEPDFGGYQGRCIWEQPGDAAQEGRRVEGSFVVGADLKATVTGVADEEIHKALASQLWEVAIHRVRRSFEQTHGANTFSAGDTDPVGTEVIVGGKNEGDRYRIKGDVVTMVHRHIHGTVVTIFTESTTDTGSGYLSRSYTSQYADPATGAAKGGISRFTDTFVPLTEAGPWVLSERVVETAAHGDTPAGHQVFRFEDLAPLA, encoded by the coding sequence TTGACAGCCAGCACCCAAGTCAGCAACCAGATCACCTCAGGCAGCGACTGCACGGCGGCTTTCCGGGCCGCCTATGAAAATCGCTACACCTGGGAGCCGGATTTCGGTGGCTATCAGGGCCGCTGCATCTGGGAGCAACCCGGTGATGCGGCTCAAGAAGGTAGGCGTGTCGAGGGCAGCTTCGTGGTGGGCGCCGACCTCAAGGCCACGGTGACTGGCGTCGCTGATGAGGAGATTCACAAGGCCCTGGCCTCCCAACTGTGGGAGGTGGCGATCCACCGGGTGCGGCGCAGCTTTGAGCAAACCCACGGAGCTAACACCTTCAGCGCCGGCGACACCGACCCAGTGGGCACTGAAGTGATCGTGGGCGGCAAAAACGAAGGTGATCGCTATCGCATCAAGGGTGATGTGGTGACGATGGTGCATCGCCACATCCACGGCACCGTGGTGACGATCTTCACCGAGAGCACAACAGACACCGGCAGCGGCTACTTGAGCCGTAGTTACACCAGCCAGTACGCCGATCCGGCAACCGGCGCAGCTAAAGGGGGTATCAGCCGTTTCACCGACACCTTTGTGCCGCTTACCGAGGCTGGCCCCTGGGTGCTGAGCGAGCGGGTGGTTGAGACCGCTGCTCATGGCGACACGCCGGCCGGCCACCAGGTGTTTCGTTTCGAGGATCTTGCCCCCTTGGCTTAA
- a CDS encoding ABC transporter permease: MFSLWIGAYDQGLAYAGLALGTYLTLRVLNFPDLTVDGSFALGGGTAAVLISQGAPVPVALGLAILFGCLAGMVTGLIHTRLGVNDLFAGILTTTGLYSITLRLMGRSNIPLSETPAGILALPDLGLGLDGQWAVGLTLATVGMILLISFLMATDFGLSLRALGNNPTMARANGINQRRGLTVGIAAANGLVALAGALVATYQGFADVTMGIGSLILGLGMVIIGEAVLRPRSLPWALLAVAVGAILFRTMIAIALQLGLEPVDLKLATALLLLIALAFGRLRIPGLSADQGRQEQ; encoded by the coding sequence ATGTTTTCTCTTTGGATTGGTGCCTACGACCAGGGCTTGGCCTATGCCGGCCTGGCCCTGGGCACCTACCTGACGCTGCGCGTCCTCAACTTTCCAGACCTCACGGTGGACGGCTCCTTTGCCCTGGGAGGTGGCACCGCTGCGGTGTTGATCAGCCAGGGTGCCCCGGTGCCGGTGGCCTTGGGGCTGGCGATCTTGTTTGGCTGCTTGGCTGGCATGGTTACCGGCCTGATTCACACCCGGCTAGGTGTGAATGATCTGTTTGCAGGCATCCTCACCACCACGGGCCTTTATTCGATCACCCTGCGCCTGATGGGGCGCTCCAACATCCCCCTCTCTGAAACCCCAGCTGGAATTCTGGCCCTGCCCGACCTGGGCCTGGGCCTGGATGGTCAATGGGCCGTGGGATTAACCCTGGCGACCGTTGGGATGATCCTGCTGATCTCCTTCCTGATGGCCACCGATTTCGGCTTGTCTTTGCGCGCCCTAGGCAACAACCCCACCATGGCCCGCGCCAACGGCATCAACCAGCGCCGCGGGCTCACGGTGGGAATTGCTGCTGCTAATGGTCTGGTGGCCCTGGCCGGGGCGCTGGTTGCCACCTATCAGGGCTTTGCAGATGTGACCATGGGCATCGGCTCGCTGATCCTCGGACTAGGCATGGTGATCATTGGCGAAGCGGTGCTGCGGCCGCGCTCGCTGCCCTGGGCCCTGCTGGCGGTGGCGGTTGGGGCGATTTTGTTCCGCACCATGATCGCCATCGCGCTGCAGTTGGGCCTCGAACCGGTTGATCTCAAGCTGGCAACGGCCCTGCTGCTGTTGATCGCCCTGGCTTTCGGACGGCTGCGCATACCCGGTCTTTCGGCAGACCAAGGGAGGCAGGAGCAATGA
- the carB gene encoding carbamoyl-phosphate synthase large subunit: protein MPRRTDLRRILLLGSGPIVIGQACEFDYSGTQACKALRAEGFEVVLVNSNPASIMTDPDMADRTYIEPLTPEVVARVIEIEQPDALLPTMGGQTALNLAVALAENGTLEKHGVELIGANLQAIRKAEDRLLFKEAMERIGVAVCPSGIANTLEEAERVGEVIGSYPRIIRPAFTLGGSGGGIAYNPEEFRAFCKSGLEASPVSQILVEQSLLGWKEFELEVMRDSADNVVIVCSIENLDPMGVHTGDSITVAPAQTLTDREYQRLRDQSIAIIREIGVDTGGSNIQFAINPANGDVVVIEMNPRVSRSSALASKATGFPIAKIAARLAVGYTLDEIVNDITGATPACFEPTIDYVVTKIPRFAFEKFRGSPALLTTSMKSVGEAMAIGRCFEESFQKALRSLETGHAGWGCDRPDAASDPTLAPDPTVLERALRTATPERIFAVREAMLAARSDDEIHQLSAIDPWFLAKLRCILDAEQRLLRGRQLEQLDAAALLELKQLGFSDRQIAWATGSDELTVRRHRQGLGINAVFKTVDTCAAEFASSTPYHYSTYERPLERLNAAGALEIVPPENEVQPESRRKVMILGGGPNRIGQGIEFDYCCVHASFALQAEGFATVMVNSNPETVSTDYDTSDRLYFEPLTLEDVLNVIEVEHPEGVIVQFGGQTPLKLAMPLLRWLASPEGLATGSRIWGTSPESIDSAEDREQFEAILRRLDIRQPRNGLARSEAEARAIAARVGYPVVVRPSYVLGGRAMEVVYDEAELNRYMVEAVQVEPDHPVLIDQYLDNAIEVDVDALCDRDGVVLIGGVMEHIEPAGIHSGDSACWLPSVSLSEAALATIRAWSRDLALALGVRGLINLQFAVQIDPEQGERVFIIEANPRASRTVPFVAKATGVPLAKVASQLMAGRTLAELGLTAEPIPPLQTVKEAVLPFKRFPGSDTLLGPEMRSTGEVMGIASTAGMAYAKAELAANEALPTKGTVFLSTHDRDKPALLPVAERLVGLGFALIATGGTAEALRAAGLQVESILKVHEGRPNIEDAIRSARIQLIINTPIGRQAAHDDKYLRRAALDYAVPTVTTLAGARAAVEAITALQQQTIEVNALQDIHPGLTR, encoded by the coding sequence ATGCCCCGCCGCACGGACCTAAGGCGCATCCTGCTGCTGGGCTCGGGACCGATCGTGATCGGCCAGGCCTGTGAATTCGATTATTCCGGCACCCAGGCTTGCAAAGCGCTGCGGGCGGAAGGCTTTGAGGTGGTGTTGGTGAATTCCAACCCGGCCTCGATCATGACCGATCCGGACATGGCGGATCGCACCTACATCGAGCCCCTTACGCCCGAGGTGGTGGCCCGGGTGATTGAGATCGAGCAGCCCGATGCCCTTCTGCCCACGATGGGCGGCCAGACCGCTCTCAATCTGGCGGTAGCCCTGGCTGAAAACGGCACCCTGGAAAAGCACGGGGTGGAGCTGATCGGCGCCAACCTGCAGGCGATCCGCAAGGCGGAAGACCGGCTGCTCTTTAAGGAGGCGATGGAGCGGATCGGCGTGGCGGTGTGTCCCTCCGGCATCGCCAACACCCTGGAGGAGGCCGAGCGGGTGGGCGAGGTCATTGGCAGCTACCCCCGCATCATCCGGCCGGCCTTCACCCTCGGTGGCAGCGGCGGTGGCATCGCCTACAACCCCGAGGAGTTCCGCGCCTTCTGCAAAAGCGGCCTAGAGGCCAGCCCCGTCTCCCAGATCCTGGTGGAGCAGTCGCTGCTGGGCTGGAAGGAATTCGAGCTGGAGGTGATGCGCGACAGCGCCGACAACGTGGTGATCGTTTGCAGCATCGAAAACCTCGATCCGATGGGGGTACATACCGGTGATTCGATCACCGTTGCACCGGCCCAAACCCTCACCGACCGCGAATACCAGCGGCTGCGCGACCAGTCGATCGCGATCATTCGCGAGATCGGCGTCGACACCGGCGGCAGCAATATTCAATTTGCGATCAACCCCGCCAACGGCGATGTGGTGGTGATCGAGATGAACCCGCGCGTATCGCGCAGCTCGGCGCTGGCTTCGAAGGCCACAGGCTTTCCAATCGCCAAGATCGCCGCCCGCCTGGCGGTGGGCTACACCCTCGACGAAATCGTCAACGACATCACCGGTGCCACCCCGGCCTGCTTCGAGCCCACGATTGATTACGTGGTCACGAAGATTCCCCGCTTCGCCTTTGAGAAGTTCCGCGGCAGCCCCGCATTGCTCACAACTTCAATGAAGTCGGTGGGCGAGGCGATGGCTATCGGTCGCTGCTTCGAGGAGTCGTTCCAAAAGGCGTTGCGCTCCTTAGAAACGGGCCACGCCGGCTGGGGTTGCGACCGCCCCGATGCCGCAAGTGACCCCACGCTTGCCCCCGATCCCACCGTCCTGGAGCGGGCCCTGCGCACCGCCACGCCTGAGCGCATTTTTGCCGTGCGCGAGGCGATGCTCGCCGCCCGCAGCGACGACGAGATCCACCAGCTCAGCGCCATCGATCCCTGGTTTTTGGCCAAGCTGCGCTGCATCCTCGATGCTGAGCAGCGGCTGCTGCGGGGCCGGCAGCTGGAGCAACTCGATGCCGCCGCCCTGCTGGAGCTCAAACAGCTGGGGTTCTCCGATCGCCAGATCGCCTGGGCTACTGGTAGCGATGAACTCACGGTGCGGCGCCACCGTCAGGGGTTGGGCATCAATGCCGTGTTCAAAACCGTCGACACCTGTGCGGCGGAGTTTGCCTCCAGCACCCCGTATCACTACTCCACCTATGAGCGGCCGCTGGAGCGGCTCAACGCCGCCGGTGCGCTCGAGATCGTGCCGCCGGAAAATGAGGTGCAGCCGGAGAGCCGTCGCAAGGTGATGATCCTGGGTGGTGGGCCAAACCGCATCGGTCAGGGCATCGAATTCGACTATTGCTGCGTGCACGCCTCCTTCGCCCTGCAGGCGGAAGGCTTCGCCACCGTGATGGTGAATAGCAACCCGGAGACGGTGTCAACCGATTACGACACCAGTGATCGGTTGTATTTCGAGCCGCTCACCCTCGAAGACGTGCTCAACGTGATTGAGGTGGAGCATCCCGAGGGGGTGATCGTGCAGTTCGGTGGCCAAACGCCGCTGAAGCTGGCGATGCCGCTGCTGCGCTGGCTGGCCTCTCCCGAGGGCCTGGCCACCGGCAGTCGCATCTGGGGCACCTCACCGGAATCAATCGATTCGGCTGAAGACCGGGAGCAGTTCGAGGCGATCCTGCGCCGGCTGGACATCCGCCAGCCCCGCAACGGCCTGGCCCGCAGTGAGGCTGAGGCTCGGGCCATCGCCGCGCGCGTTGGCTATCCGGTGGTTGTGCGCCCCAGCTACGTGCTGGGCGGGCGCGCCATGGAGGTCGTCTACGACGAAGCCGAGCTCAACCGTTACATGGTGGAAGCGGTACAGGTGGAGCCCGACCACCCAGTGCTGATCGACCAATACCTCGATAACGCCATTGAAGTGGATGTGGATGCCCTTTGCGATCGAGATGGGGTGGTGCTGATTGGCGGTGTGATGGAGCACATCGAACCGGCCGGCATTCATTCGGGCGATTCGGCCTGCTGGCTGCCGTCGGTGAGCCTTAGCGAGGCGGCTCTCGCCACGATCCGCGCCTGGAGCCGGGACCTGGCGCTGGCCCTGGGGGTGCGCGGCCTGATCAACCTGCAGTTTGCGGTGCAAATCGACCCTGAGCAGGGCGAGCGGGTTTTCATCATCGAGGCAAATCCCCGGGCTTCCCGCACCGTGCCCTTCGTGGCTAAGGCCACCGGCGTGCCCCTGGCCAAGGTGGCCAGCCAGCTGATGGCCGGCCGCACCCTGGCGGAGCTGGGGCTCACGGCCGAACCCATCCCGCCCCTGCAAACGGTGAAGGAGGCGGTGCTGCCGTTCAAGCGCTTTCCGGGTTCCGACACCCTGCTGGGTCCGGAGATGCGCAGCACCGGTGAGGTGATGGGCATCGCCTCCACCGCCGGCATGGCCTATGCCAAGGCCGAACTGGCCGCCAATGAGGCTCTGCCCACCAAGGGCACGGTGTTTCTCTCCACCCACGACCGCGACAAGCCGGCCCTGCTGCCCGTGGCTGAGCGGCTGGTGGGGCTGGGCTTTGCCCTGATCGCCACCGGTGGCACCGCCGAGGCCCTTAGAGCCGCTGGCCTGCAGGTGGAATCAATCCTCAAGGTGCATGAGGGCCGACCCAACATTGAAGACGCGATCCGCTCGGCCCGCATTCAGCTGATCATCAACACCCCGATCGGCCGCCAGGCTGCCCACGACGACAAATATCTGCGCCGGGCGGCCCTCGACTACGCCGTGCCGACGGTGACAACCCTGGCCGGGGCCCGGGCGGCGGTGGAGGCGATCACAGCGCTGCAGCAGCAGACCATCGAGGTGAATGCCCTGCAGGACATCCACCCCGGACTCACTCGTTAG
- a CDS encoding ABC transporter ATP-binding protein encodes MSTASGLRVPGLSVEELSWGHPLPGSGWRQLFSGFSLSCPPGQFLVVIGSNGSGKSTLLNLVAGTLRHGAGRIHLGGRPLHRLRDHQRARWIGRVMQNPLEGTCPGLTVAENLRLAERRNRPARFAAGFLISAFGGIHPNGGDRRRYRELLGELGLPLADRLDEPVGQLSGGQRQTLSLVMATLGSPDLLLLDEHTAALDPRAEATVMALTERLVRQLGTTALMVTHSLEQALSHGDRLVMLHEGGLIGDWNAAEREHLDPSSLRAMYGAAIVAPQSSSATNGSSAS; translated from the coding sequence ATGAGTACGGCTTCGGGTCTAAGAGTCCCTGGTCTCAGCGTTGAAGAGCTCAGCTGGGGCCATCCCCTGCCTGGATCGGGCTGGCGGCAATTATTCAGCGGTTTCTCGCTGAGCTGCCCCCCCGGCCAGTTTCTGGTGGTGATTGGCAGCAACGGCTCTGGCAAGAGCACCCTGCTCAATCTGGTGGCGGGTACCTTGCGCCACGGAGCTGGCCGTATCCACCTGGGTGGCCGCCCCCTGCACCGCCTGCGAGATCACCAGCGGGCCCGCTGGATCGGCCGGGTGATGCAAAACCCTCTGGAGGGCACTTGTCCGGGGCTGACTGTGGCTGAAAACCTGCGGCTGGCGGAGCGGCGCAACAGGCCAGCCAGGTTTGCAGCAGGTTTTTTGATTAGTGCCTTTGGTGGCATCCATCCCAATGGCGGCGACCGCAGGCGCTACCGCGAGCTGCTGGGCGAGCTGGGCTTGCCCTTGGCCGACCGGCTCGATGAACCGGTGGGTCAGCTTTCCGGAGGTCAGCGCCAGACCCTTAGCTTGGTGATGGCAACCCTGGGTTCACCGGATCTGCTGCTGCTCGATGAGCACACCGCTGCCCTTGACCCCCGGGCCGAAGCAACGGTGATGGCGCTCACCGAAAGGTTGGTTCGTCAGCTGGGCACTACCGCCTTGATGGTGACCCACAGCCTTGAGCAGGCCCTGAGCCACGGCGACAGGTTGGTGATGCTCCATGAAGGTGGCTTGATCGGCGACTGGAATGCTGCCGAGCGTGAACATCTCGACCCGTCCTCATTGCGGGCGATGTATGGCGCCGCCATAGTTGCCCCGCAGTCTTCCAGTGCCACAAATGGGTCTTCAGCGTCGTGA
- a CDS encoding RNA-binding S4 domain-containing protein gives MKLDQFLKYQGLVGTGGEAKLRIQRGDVRVNGAIETRRGRQLAPGDAVDIDGRELLFMGTRPPAH, from the coding sequence TTGAAACTCGACCAATTCCTCAAATACCAAGGCCTGGTAGGCACCGGTGGTGAAGCCAAGCTGCGCATTCAGCGCGGTGATGTGCGGGTGAATGGCGCCATAGAAACCCGTCGCGGTCGTCAGTTGGCCCCCGGTGATGCGGTCGATATCGATGGCCGCGAGCTGCTGTTTATGGGGACCCGGCCGCCGGCCCATTAG
- a CDS encoding ABC transporter ATP-binding protein, whose product MLAPSPAGFRHLWPLLKPHRRRLLAGGLCMLIYVACWPLLAWLAGQLIPAIGAGNFPVVLRTIAAALGLFLVQKAAQFGQDTLLAGPALRVSQELRRGLFARLQRLEFGALEKLSAGDLTYRLTEDADRVGEVIYKTIQDTTPSALQLVVVLGYMVWLDWPLALATLLLAPVVVLLVSSFGARVMAAAERSQKQVSELAGLLGEAIGGLPLVRAFAAEPWLQQRFDTEIDLHRQARYRTLKLLAMQHPVVGFLEAAGILTVLLLGAARIQAGGLNSQGFSSYVAALLMLIDPISHLTTNFNEFQQGQASLRRLRAIEAEPVEAPDRASAQPLGSVRGELVLEQVRFGYNPTQPVLHDLDLQVRPGQVVALVGPSGAGKSTLFSLLLRFNTAQQGRVLLDGHDLADLRARELRRAVALVPQQSSVFSGTVAEAIAFGRPASEAAIRQAASLANAAGFIEALPQGYASRIEERGSNFSGGQLQRLAIARAVLGNPAVLLLDEATSALDAEAEEAVQRGLEQAMAGRTVLVIAHRLATVQGADRILVLDGGRIVEQGSHNELMAQGGRYRVLCERQFIHLQA is encoded by the coding sequence ATGCTTGCACCCTCACCGGCCGGGTTTCGACACCTCTGGCCGCTGCTGAAACCCCACCGCCGGCGCCTGCTGGCAGGTGGGCTGTGCATGCTGATCTATGTGGCCTGCTGGCCGCTGCTTGCCTGGCTGGCGGGCCAGCTGATCCCCGCTATCGGCGCCGGCAACTTCCCGGTGGTGCTGCGCACGATCGCCGCGGCCCTAGGGCTGTTTTTAGTGCAGAAGGCGGCCCAGTTCGGCCAGGACACCTTGCTGGCAGGGCCGGCCCTGCGGGTGAGTCAGGAGCTGCGCCGGGGCCTATTTGCCCGACTGCAACGGCTTGAATTCGGCGCCCTCGAGAAGCTCTCAGCCGGCGACCTCACCTATCGCCTCACCGAAGACGCCGACCGGGTGGGCGAAGTGATCTACAAAACCATCCAAGACACCACCCCCAGCGCCCTGCAGCTGGTGGTGGTGCTCGGCTACATGGTGTGGCTCGATTGGCCCCTAGCCCTGGCCACCCTGCTGCTGGCGCCAGTGGTGGTGCTGCTGGTGAGCAGTTTTGGCGCCCGGGTAATGGCCGCCGCCGAACGCAGTCAGAAGCAGGTGAGCGAACTGGCGGGCCTGCTGGGCGAGGCGATCGGCGGCCTGCCCTTGGTGCGCGCCTTCGCGGCCGAACCCTGGCTGCAGCAGCGCTTCGACACTGAAATCGACCTGCACCGCCAGGCCCGCTACCGCACCCTCAAGCTGCTGGCCATGCAACACCCGGTGGTGGGCTTTCTGGAAGCTGCCGGCATCCTCACCGTGCTGCTGCTCGGCGCCGCCCGGATTCAGGCCGGCGGCCTCAACAGCCAGGGCTTCAGCAGCTACGTGGCGGCCTTGCTGATGTTGATCGACCCGATCTCCCACCTCACCACCAACTTCAACGAGTTTCAGCAGGGCCAGGCCTCGCTGCGGCGACTGCGGGCGATCGAGGCCGAACCGGTGGAGGCTCCAGACCGGGCCTCGGCCCAGCCGCTTGGCAGCGTGCGCGGCGAGCTGGTGCTCGAGCAGGTGCGCTTCGGCTACAACCCCACCCAACCGGTGCTGCACGACCTGGATCTGCAGGTGCGGCCTGGCCAGGTAGTGGCCCTGGTGGGTCCCTCCGGCGCCGGCAAAAGCACCCTGTTTTCCCTGCTGCTGCGCTTCAACACCGCCCAGCAGGGCCGGGTGCTGCTTGATGGCCACGACCTAGCCGATCTGCGGGCGCGGGAGCTGCGCCGCGCCGTAGCCCTGGTGCCCCAACAAAGCAGTGTGTTTTCTGGCACGGTGGCTGAAGCGATTGCCTTCGGCCGGCCCGCCAGCGAAGCCGCCATCCGCCAGGCCGCCAGCCTCGCCAACGCCGCCGGCTTCATCGAGGCCCTGCCCCAGGGCTACGCCAGCCGCATTGAAGAGCGGGGCAGCAACTTCTCTGGTGGCCAGCTGCAACGACTGGCCATTGCCCGCGCCGTGCTCGGCAACCCGGCGGTGCTGCTGCTGGATGAAGCCACCAGCGCCCTCGATGCCGAAGCGGAGGAGGCGGTGCAGCGGGGCCTGGAGCAGGCGATGGCGGGCCGCACCGTGCTGGTGATCGCCCACCGGCTAGCCACCGTGCAAGGGGCAGACCGGATCCTGGTGCTCGATGGCGGGCGCATCGTCGAACAGGGCAGTCACAATGAGCTGATGGCGCAGGGGGGCCGCTACCGCGTGCTCTGCGAGCGCCAATTCATTCATCTGCAAGCCTGA
- a CDS encoding ABC transporter substrate-binding protein, which yields MGLQRREFLSLVGAGAVSTVVLSACGKLGGGTKVKGPTIGMLQMVEAPPPTNTRKGFEAALAEAGYIPGKNVNFIQKDAAGELPNTTLVMKQFVGDQVDMILAVGTPPLQAAMKVAPATTPVVFCYCSNPWGAGAGTPPGAVGQHKPNVVGTIGTNPVGKELDLARQINPELKTVGLIFNPGEPNSEYEAKVLKEEAAKRNITVVEQSVANSGEVLQAAQVLADKKVEAFVKIGDYATIQGFGSIAKVGLEKKIPVYSVDADDIKLPGCLATIGWAYFDDGYAAGKLAVRVLKGESPAKMAFEPLTKTELMVNKATAEAIGVTLPEELIKEAQKVVS from the coding sequence ATGGGTCTTCAGCGTCGTGAATTTCTGAGCCTGGTAGGGGCCGGCGCTGTGAGCACGGTGGTGCTCTCCGCCTGCGGCAAGCTCGGCGGCGGCACCAAGGTGAAAGGCCCCACCATCGGCATGCTGCAGATGGTGGAAGCCCCGCCTCCAACTAACACCCGCAAGGGCTTTGAAGCGGCCCTGGCAGAAGCTGGCTACATCCCTGGCAAAAACGTCAATTTCATCCAGAAGGATGCCGCCGGCGAGCTGCCCAACACCACCTTGGTGATGAAGCAGTTTGTGGGCGACCAGGTGGACATGATCCTGGCGGTGGGCACCCCGCCCCTGCAGGCCGCCATGAAGGTGGCCCCAGCAACCACTCCTGTGGTGTTCTGCTATTGCTCCAATCCCTGGGGTGCTGGAGCGGGCACGCCTCCGGGTGCCGTGGGTCAGCACAAGCCAAACGTGGTCGGCACGATCGGCACCAACCCGGTGGGCAAGGAGCTCGATTTGGCACGCCAAATCAACCCTGAGCTCAAGACCGTGGGCCTGATCTTCAACCCCGGCGAGCCCAACTCCGAATACGAAGCCAAGGTGCTTAAGGAGGAGGCGGCTAAACGCAACATCACCGTTGTGGAGCAGTCGGTGGCCAACTCCGGCGAAGTGCTGCAAGCCGCCCAGGTGCTGGCCGACAAGAAGGTCGAGGCCTTCGTGAAGATTGGCGATTACGCCACGATTCAGGGCTTTGGCTCGATTGCCAAGGTGGGCCTAGAGAAGAAGATTCCCGTGTATTCGGTGGATGCCGACGACATCAAGCTGCCCGGCTGCCTGGCCACTATCGGCTGGGCCTACTTCGATGACGGCTACGCCGCAGGCAAGCTGGCGGTGCGGGTATTGAAGGGAGAATCGCCGGCCAAGATGGCCTTCGAGCCCCTCACCAAAACGGAGTTGATGGTGAATAAGGCCACCGCCGAAGCGATCGGGGTAACGCTGCCTGAGGAGCTGATCAAGGAAGCTCAGAAGGTGGTGAGCTAG
- the tpiA gene encoding triose-phosphate isomerase, protein MRKAVIAGNWKMHMTCAETRVFAATFRPLIADLPDDREVVIAPPFTSIPTLCRHLEGAGVEFAGQNVHWEDQGAYTGMISAPMLLEHGVSYAIVGHSEPRKYYSESDEQINLRARNAQRHGLIPILCVGESLDQRESNETERVIHRQIEQGLEDVDPTQVVVAYEPIWAIGTGKTCAAEEANRICGLIRGWVGNPGVTVQYGGSVNPATIDDLMAQSDIDGVLVGGASLDPVSFARIVNYGR, encoded by the coding sequence ATGCGTAAGGCCGTGATCGCGGGTAATTGGAAGATGCATATGACCTGCGCTGAGACGCGGGTATTTGCAGCCACGTTTCGGCCCCTGATTGCCGATCTTCCAGACGACCGGGAGGTGGTGATAGCGCCGCCTTTCACCTCGATTCCCACCCTCTGCCGCCACCTGGAGGGTGCTGGCGTGGAGTTTGCTGGCCAAAACGTGCACTGGGAAGACCAAGGTGCTTACACGGGCATGATCTCGGCGCCGATGCTGCTGGAGCACGGGGTGAGCTACGCCATCGTTGGCCACAGCGAGCCGCGCAAGTACTACAGCGAAAGCGATGAGCAGATCAACCTGCGCGCCCGCAACGCCCAGCGCCATGGCTTGATACCGATCCTGTGCGTGGGTGAAAGCCTCGACCAGCGGGAATCAAATGAAACCGAGCGGGTGATCCACCGCCAGATCGAACAGGGCCTCGAGGATGTGGATCCCACCCAGGTGGTGGTGGCCTACGAGCCGATCTGGGCGATCGGCACCGGCAAGACCTGCGCCGCCGAGGAGGCCAACCGCATCTGCGGTCTGATCCGGGGCTGGGTGGGCAATCCCGGCGTCACGGTGCAATACGGCGGCTCGGTGAACCCTGCCACCATCGACGATCTGATGGCCCAGAGCGACATCGACGGCGTGTTGGTGGGTGGGGCCTCCCTCGATCCAGTGAGCTTTGCCCGCATCGTCAACTACGGCCGCTGA